The following proteins are encoded in a genomic region of Shinella zoogloeoides:
- a CDS encoding amino acid transporter, whose product MTAPTTPLAHDAWSAWHPAELARRLAGVPRPWCVVGGWALDLWHGAGTRPHEDLEFTLLRPDFPLFRAALPDVRLHLVGDGKVRPLAEGEAPPADIAQVWCEDRAARRWRVDMMLEDGTPETWVYKRDPSIRRPRREAVRLGAGGIPHLAPEIVLLFKAKYRRDKDEADFVRALPKLDAPARDWLRECLAGGHPGHAWLDALETIRR is encoded by the coding sequence ATGACCGCCCCGACAACGCCGCTTGCCCATGATGCATGGTCCGCCTGGCATCCGGCCGAGCTCGCCCGCCGGCTTGCCGGCGTCCCGCGGCCCTGGTGCGTCGTCGGCGGCTGGGCGCTCGATCTCTGGCACGGCGCCGGGACGCGCCCGCACGAGGATCTGGAATTCACCCTGCTGCGGCCCGATTTTCCGCTCTTCCGCGCGGCCTTGCCGGATGTCCGCCTTCATTTGGTGGGCGACGGCAAGGTGCGGCCGCTCGCGGAGGGCGAAGCGCCGCCGGCCGATATAGCGCAGGTCTGGTGCGAGGACAGGGCGGCACGCCGCTGGCGGGTGGACATGATGCTGGAGGACGGCACGCCGGAGACCTGGGTCTACAAACGCGATCCGTCGATCCGCCGCCCGCGCCGCGAGGCCGTCCGGCTGGGCGCAGGAGGCATCCCCCATCTCGCGCCGGAGATCGTCCTGCTTTTCAAGGCGAAGTACCGACGCGACAAGGACGAGGCCGATTTCGTCCGGGCGCTGCCGAAGCTGGACGCTCCGGCGCGAGACTGGCTGCGGGAATGTCTTGCCGGAGGGCATCCCGGACACGCGTGGCTGGACGCGCTGGAGACTATTCGCCGGTGA
- a CDS encoding TIGR02301 family protein — protein sequence MKVIRLALIASLALAGPALAQKAKQAAGTETPAAAPIEEKPAPYDERLERLSEILGAVHYLRNLCAGKAEDNWRAAMQRIIELEAAKEPKRQEKLTAAFNRGYRSFAAIYTACTDSAVVAEERYRNEGATLATEITARFGN from the coding sequence ATGAAGGTGATTCGCCTCGCCCTGATCGCAAGCCTTGCCCTTGCCGGCCCTGCCCTCGCCCAGAAGGCGAAGCAGGCCGCCGGCACGGAAACGCCGGCCGCCGCTCCCATCGAGGAAAAACCCGCACCTTATGACGAGCGGCTGGAGCGGCTTTCGGAAATCCTCGGCGCGGTGCACTACCTGCGCAATCTTTGCGCCGGCAAGGCGGAGGACAACTGGCGCGCCGCCATGCAGCGCATTATCGAGCTGGAAGCGGCCAAGGAGCCGAAGCGGCAGGAAAAGCTGACCGCCGCATTCAACCGTGGATACCGCTCCTTTGCCGCCATCTATACCGCTTGCACCGACTCGGCAGTTGTCGCAGAAGAGAGATACCGTAACGAAGGTGCAACACTTGCCACGGAAATTACCGCAAGGTTCGGAAATTAG
- a CDS encoding NUDIX hydrolase: MKKSKTPQPASSAIIERDGRYLLVLRSKPPSDAMYAFPGGRGEDGETPAETALRELFEETGIKAEKPMLFATYDLPGREDGPGSPSFFLSVFKVKADRSAVAVAADDAASVGWYTAEEIAGLPAPDSVRECIARLEAERLGPAA; encoded by the coding sequence ATGAAGAAGTCGAAGACGCCCCAGCCCGCCTCCTCCGCCATCATTGAGCGCGACGGGCGCTACCTGCTCGTGCTGCGCAGCAAGCCGCCGTCGGATGCCATGTATGCCTTTCCGGGCGGGCGCGGCGAGGACGGCGAGACGCCGGCCGAGACGGCGCTGCGCGAACTCTTCGAGGAAACCGGCATAAAGGCGGAAAAGCCGATGCTTTTCGCGACCTACGACCTGCCGGGCCGCGAGGACGGCCCCGGCAGCCCCTCCTTCTTCCTTTCCGTCTTCAAGGTGAAGGCCGACCGGAGCGCGGTTGCCGTCGCCGCCGACGATGCGGCGAGCGTCGGCTGGTACACGGCCGAGGAGATTGCGGGCCTTCCCGCGCCCGACAGCGTGCGCGAATGCATCGCGCGGCTGGAAGCCGAACGGCTGGGGCCTGCCGCATGA
- a CDS encoding SOS response-associated peptidase: protein MCGRYALLARTDLLREFLGIVDVEDPPARYNIAPTQPILVVIAGERQEPGSNLPERRAVLVRWGFMPGWVKDPRDFPLLINARSETAVGKASFKAAMRHRRILVPASGFFEWRRPEEKGAKAQAYFIRPRKGEIVAFAGLMETWSSADGSEVDTGAILTTAANNDISRIHDRMPVVIRPEDFSRWLDCKAQEPRDVADLMKPIDDGFFEAIAISDKVNKVANMGPDILEPVEEKAPMPQKNKGAQAPPSSDQLSLF from the coding sequence ATGTGTGGACGATATGCATTGCTCGCCAGGACGGACCTCTTGCGGGAATTCCTCGGCATCGTGGATGTGGAGGATCCGCCGGCGCGCTACAACATCGCCCCGACGCAGCCGATCCTCGTCGTCATCGCGGGCGAAAGGCAGGAGCCCGGCAGCAACCTGCCGGAGCGCCGGGCGGTGCTCGTGCGCTGGGGCTTCATGCCCGGCTGGGTGAAGGATCCGCGCGATTTTCCGCTGCTGATCAATGCGCGCTCCGAGACGGCGGTGGGCAAGGCCTCGTTCAAGGCCGCCATGCGCCATCGCCGCATCCTCGTGCCGGCCTCAGGCTTCTTCGAATGGCGGCGGCCGGAGGAGAAGGGCGCGAAGGCGCAGGCCTATTTCATCCGCCCGAGGAAGGGCGAGATCGTCGCCTTCGCCGGCCTGATGGAGACCTGGTCTTCCGCCGATGGCTCGGAGGTCGATACCGGCGCGATCCTGACGACGGCGGCCAACAACGACATTTCCCGCATCCACGACCGCATGCCGGTCGTCATCCGCCCGGAAGATTTTTCCCGCTGGCTCGACTGCAAAGCACAGGAGCCGCGCGACGTCGCCGACCTCATGAAGCCGATCGACGACGGCTTCTTCGAGGCCATTGCGATTTCCGACAAGGTGAACAAGGTCGCTAATATGGGACCGGACATCCTCGAGCCCGTCGAGGAGAAAGCGCCGATGCCGCAAAAGAACAAGGGCGCACAAGCGCCCCCATCGTCGGATCAGCTATCGCTCTTTTGA
- the cysS gene encoding cysteine--tRNA ligase, translated as MAEKPVLSLYNTLTRSKEPFAPIDPDNVRMYVCGPTVYDFAHIGNARPVIVFDVLYRLLRHVYGEAHVTYARNITDVDDKINARALRDFGGEIESGALSLNEAIRRVTEKTANQFHSDVATLGAMPPTHEPRATEFVQPREDGKADMITLIQRLIERGHAYETNGEVLFDTGSMADYGQLSKRNLDEQQAGARVAVDVHKKNPGDFVLWKLSSPEEPGWESPWGQEAWKAAGLTGKPKGRPGWHIECSAMSAAYLGEVFDIHGGGLDLIFPHHENEIAQSRCAHGTKVMANVWMHNGFVQVEGRKMSKSEGNFVTIYELLHEEKFGGRKWPGEVLRLAMLMTHYREPIDFSVKRLEEAERLLSKWPAGGNPAEGRVDQTVLAPLLDDLNTVGAVQALHALAQCANSDPLMLPVFAASARLLGVEPKKAEVSKALEESIDSIIQLRLEMLKAKNFTEADRIRDDLSAKGIQLKDGKDPATGERVTTWEVKR; from the coding sequence ATGGCCGAAAAGCCGGTCCTGTCGCTATACAACACGCTCACGCGCTCGAAGGAGCCCTTCGCTCCCATCGATCCCGACAACGTGCGCATGTATGTCTGCGGCCCGACGGTCTATGACTTCGCCCATATCGGCAATGCGCGGCCGGTCATCGTCTTCGACGTGCTCTACCGCCTGCTGCGCCATGTCTATGGCGAAGCCCACGTCACCTATGCCCGCAACATCACGGACGTCGATGACAAGATCAATGCCCGGGCGCTGCGCGATTTCGGCGGCGAGATCGAAAGCGGCGCCCTCTCGCTGAACGAGGCGATCCGCCGGGTGACGGAGAAGACGGCGAACCAGTTCCATTCCGATGTCGCCACGCTCGGTGCCATGCCGCCGACGCACGAGCCGCGCGCCACCGAATTCGTGCAGCCGCGCGAGGATGGCAAGGCGGACATGATCACCCTGATTCAACGTCTCATCGAACGCGGCCATGCCTATGAAACCAATGGTGAAGTGCTGTTCGACACCGGATCGATGGCCGATTACGGCCAGCTTTCGAAGCGCAATCTCGACGAGCAGCAGGCCGGCGCCCGCGTCGCCGTCGACGTGCACAAGAAGAATCCCGGCGACTTCGTGCTTTGGAAGCTCTCCTCGCCGGAGGAGCCCGGCTGGGAGAGCCCGTGGGGCCAAGAGGCATGGAAGGCCGCTGGCCTGACAGGGAAACCAAAGGGCCGCCCCGGCTGGCATATCGAGTGCTCGGCCATGTCGGCGGCCTATCTCGGCGAGGTCTTCGATATCCATGGCGGCGGGCTCGACCTGATCTTCCCGCACCACGAGAACGAGATCGCCCAGTCACGCTGCGCCCATGGCACGAAGGTCATGGCGAATGTCTGGATGCACAACGGCTTCGTGCAGGTCGAAGGCCGCAAGATGTCGAAATCCGAAGGCAACTTCGTCACGATCTACGAGCTGCTGCACGAGGAAAAGTTTGGCGGCCGCAAATGGCCGGGCGAGGTGCTGCGCCTCGCCATGCTGATGACGCATTATCGCGAGCCGATCGACTTCTCCGTCAAGCGGCTGGAGGAGGCCGAGCGCCTGCTCTCAAAATGGCCGGCCGGCGGTAACCCGGCGGAAGGCCGGGTGGACCAGACGGTGCTCGCCCCGCTCCTCGACGACCTCAACACGGTCGGCGCCGTACAGGCCCTGCATGCGCTGGCCCAATGCGCCAACAGCGACCCGCTGATGCTGCCCGTCTTCGCCGCCAGCGCCCGGCTTCTCGGCGTGGAGCCGAAGAAGGCCGAGGTCTCCAAGGCGCTGGAGGAGAGCATCGACTCGATCATCCAGCTCCGCCTCGAAATGCTGAAGGCGAAGAACTTCACTGAAGCCGACAGGATTCGCGACGACCTCTCCGCCAAGGGCATCCAGCTGAAAGACGGCAAGGACCCGGCGACGGGCGAGCGCGTGACGACGTGGGAGGTGAAGCGTTGA
- a CDS encoding endonuclease domain-containing protein, which yields MPHGKVSRLNRLRARRMRKILTDAELALWNELRAHRLMGLSFRRQMPVAGYIVDFACPAHRIVVELDGSQHATDTSLRYDADRTRRLEADGWTVLRFWNDDVLKDMDNVCRHILAVVEERRNREPAP from the coding sequence ATGCCGCACGGGAAGGTTTCGAGGCTCAATCGCCTTCGCGCGCGCCGGATGCGCAAGATCCTGACGGATGCCGAGCTCGCCCTCTGGAACGAACTGCGTGCCCATCGTCTCATGGGGCTGAGTTTTCGGCGCCAGATGCCGGTAGCCGGATACATCGTCGATTTCGCCTGCCCAGCCCATCGCATCGTTGTCGAGCTCGATGGATCGCAGCACGCGACGGACACGTCACTGCGATATGATGCCGACCGGACACGGCGTCTCGAAGCGGATGGCTGGACAGTTTTGCGGTTCTGGAATGACGACGTGCTGAAGGATATGGACAATGTTTGCCGCCATATCCTTGCCGTCGTCGAAGAGCGCCGGAACAGGGAGCCCGCGCCATGA
- a CDS encoding GFA family protein, with protein MTTPFYTGGCQCGAVRFHVEGALGDASVCHCRMCQKASGNFYLPLVSVSGAKLTWTRGEPKRFRSSNHGYRGFCAECGTPLTYEAPDGVALTIAAFDDPAEIAPRIQWGIEAKLPYVDTIRDLPGEDTMADQGAAAFLADLVSYQHPDHDTDEWPPERAP; from the coding sequence ATGACCACCCCCTTCTACACCGGCGGATGCCAGTGCGGCGCCGTGCGCTTTCATGTCGAGGGCGCGCTGGGCGATGCGTCGGTCTGTCATTGCCGGATGTGCCAGAAGGCGAGCGGGAACTTTTATCTGCCGCTGGTTTCGGTCAGCGGCGCGAAGCTGACATGGACGCGCGGCGAGCCGAAGCGCTTCCGCTCCTCCAACCACGGCTATCGCGGCTTCTGCGCGGAATGCGGTACGCCGTTGACCTATGAGGCGCCGGACGGCGTGGCGCTGACCATCGCCGCTTTCGACGACCCAGCCGAGATCGCCCCGCGCATCCAGTGGGGCATCGAGGCAAAGCTGCCCTATGTCGACACGATCCGCGACCTGCCGGGCGAGGATACGATGGCCGACCAGGGGGCCGCCGCCTTCCTCGCCGACCTCGTCTCCTACCAGCATCCCGACCACGATACCGACGAATGGCCGCCGGAGCGCGCGCCATGA
- a CDS encoding GFA family protein, whose protein sequence is MSISRIYTGGCQCGAVRYRVEGTLGDPHLCHCRMCQKAAGNYFLPLANAPRERFSITRGEPGWFRSSEIVRRGFCRDCGTPLFYDGLASAHINVTLGSLDDPDDVRPIAQSGVESRVVWFPQLARLPEHESNEGEGGEARHVAIRDSNRQHPDYDTDHWPPEDAP, encoded by the coding sequence ATGAGCATCTCGCGCATCTATACCGGCGGCTGCCAGTGCGGCGCGGTGCGCTACCGCGTCGAGGGCACGCTCGGCGATCCGCATCTGTGTCATTGCCGCATGTGCCAGAAGGCGGCGGGCAACTATTTCCTGCCGCTCGCCAATGCCCCGCGCGAGCGCTTTTCCATCACCCGCGGCGAGCCGGGCTGGTTCCGGTCGTCGGAAATCGTGCGCCGCGGCTTCTGCCGGGATTGCGGCACGCCGCTCTTCTATGACGGCCTCGCCTCGGCCCATATCAACGTGACGCTGGGTTCGCTCGACGATCCGGACGACGTGCGCCCCATCGCCCAATCCGGCGTCGAATCGCGCGTCGTCTGGTTTCCGCAACTGGCCAGATTGCCGGAGCACGAAAGCAACGAGGGGGAGGGCGGCGAGGCGCGGCATGTGGCGATCCGCGATTCGAACCGCCAGCATCCCGACTACGACACCGACCACTGGCCGCCGGAGGATGCCCCATGA
- a CDS encoding GFA family protein, whose amino-acid sequence MTTEQEKTRTGGCQCGAVRFRIHGALGRPSICHCRMCQKQFGGFFGPLVTVEGEAEWTREEPSYFQSSVNIARGFCKRCGTPLTYRHPGGLEIAIGAFDDRSDLAPQIQVNYGSRLPWVETIFSAPVHDDPDYYSRQETIISFQHPDHETENWPAHGMKL is encoded by the coding sequence ATGACCACGGAACAGGAAAAGACAAGGACCGGCGGCTGCCAGTGCGGCGCGGTGCGCTTCCGCATCCACGGCGCGCTCGGCCGCCCGTCGATCTGCCATTGCCGCATGTGCCAGAAGCAGTTCGGCGGCTTCTTCGGCCCGCTCGTCACCGTCGAGGGCGAGGCCGAATGGACACGCGAGGAGCCGAGCTACTTCCAGTCCTCGGTCAACATTGCCCGCGGCTTCTGCAAGCGCTGCGGCACGCCGCTGACCTACAGGCATCCGGGCGGGCTGGAGATCGCCATCGGCGCTTTCGACGACCGCAGCGACCTCGCTCCGCAGATCCAGGTCAATTACGGTTCGCGCCTGCCTTGGGTGGAGACGATCTTCTCCGCTCCGGTGCATGACGACCCGGATTACTACAGCCGGCAGGAGACGATCATCTCCTTCCAGCATCCCGATCACGAAACCGAAAACTGGCCTGCCCACGGAATGAAACTATGA
- the pip gene encoding prolyl aminopeptidase, translated as MSEALRTLYPEIEPYACGHLDVGDGHVIYWERAGTPGAKPAVFLHGGPGGTISPSHRRLFDPKLYDVTLFDQRGCGRSTPHAGLEANTTWHLVSDMERLREMAGAEKWLVFGGSWGSTLALAYAEKHPERVSELVLRGIYMLTKAELDWYYQFGVSEMFPDKWERFLAPIPPEERHEMMQAYYRRLTGADKAVRIAAAKAWSLWEGETITLLPEPSTSDHFGEDEFADAFARLETHFFVNAGWLEEGQLLRDARRLHGIPGVIAHGRYDMPCPAKNAWALHKAWPESEFYLVEGAGHAYSEPGILDRLIYATDKFAGKV; from the coding sequence ATGAGTGAAGCCTTGCGTACCCTCTATCCCGAGATCGAGCCCTATGCCTGCGGCCATCTCGATGTCGGCGACGGGCATGTCATCTACTGGGAACGGGCCGGCACGCCGGGTGCCAAGCCCGCCGTCTTCCTGCATGGCGGTCCGGGCGGCACGATCTCGCCGAGCCACCGCCGGCTGTTCGATCCGAAGCTCTACGACGTGACGCTGTTCGACCAGCGCGGCTGCGGCCGCTCCACGCCCCATGCGGGACTGGAGGCCAACACCACCTGGCATCTCGTTTCCGACATGGAGCGGCTGCGCGAGATGGCCGGGGCGGAAAAGTGGCTGGTCTTCGGCGGCTCCTGGGGCTCGACGCTGGCGCTCGCCTATGCCGAGAAGCATCCCGAACGCGTGTCCGAACTCGTGCTGCGCGGCATCTACATGCTCACCAAGGCCGAGCTCGACTGGTACTACCAGTTCGGCGTCTCGGAAATGTTCCCCGACAAATGGGAGCGCTTCCTCGCGCCCATCCCGCCGGAAGAGCGCCATGAGATGATGCAGGCCTATTACCGCCGCCTGACGGGCGCGGACAAGGCGGTGCGCATCGCCGCCGCCAAGGCCTGGAGCCTCTGGGAAGGCGAGACGATCACGCTTCTGCCGGAACCGTCGACGAGCGATCATTTCGGCGAGGACGAATTCGCCGATGCCTTCGCCCGGCTGGAGACGCATTTCTTCGTCAATGCCGGCTGGCTGGAAGAGGGGCAGCTGCTCCGCGATGCCCGCAGGCTGCACGGCATTCCCGGCGTCATCGCCCACGGCCGCTACGACATGCCGTGCCCGGCGAAGAACGCCTGGGCGCTGCACAAGGCCTGGCCGGAATCGGAATTCTACCTCGTCGAAGGAGCGGGCCATGCCTATTCCGAACCCGGTATCCTCGACCGCCTGATTTATGCGACCGACAAGTTTGCCGGCAAAGTTTGA
- the cimA gene encoding citramalate synthase, whose protein sequence is MKDRIYLFDTTLRDGQQTPGIDFSVEDKIAIAGMLDEFGLDYVEGGYPGANPTDTAFFAKKRTGRAKFVAFGMTKRAGVSASNDPGLAALLDSRSDAICLVAKSWDYHVRVALGCTNEENLESIAESVKAVVASGRESMIDCEHFFDGYKANPEYALACAKTAFASGARWVVLCDTNGGTQPSEVQTIVKAVIAAGVPGENLGIHAHNDTGQAVANSLAAVEAGVRQVQGTLNGIGERCGNANLVTLVPTLALKEAYSGRFEIGIDTEELTGLTKLAHTFDELLNRSPDHQAPYVGASAFATKAGIHASALLKDPRTYEHVTPESVGNLRKVMVSDQGGKANFINALKLRGISVAKDDPKLDRLIQIVKEREATGYAYEGADASFALLAYRTLGTVPDFFHVESFRVMVERRYDANGQLKTVSEAVVRVIVDGETMMSVAEGHGPVNALDLALRKDLGKYQGEIADLELADYKVRILNGGTGAITRVLIESTDASGARWWTVGVSDNIIDASFQALMDSIVYKLLKNRGEAGRVAAE, encoded by the coding sequence ATGAAAGACCGTATCTACCTTTTCGACACCACGCTTCGCGACGGCCAGCAGACGCCCGGCATCGACTTTTCCGTCGAGGACAAGATCGCTATTGCCGGCATGCTGGACGAGTTCGGCCTGGACTATGTCGAGGGCGGTTATCCGGGCGCCAACCCGACCGATACGGCCTTCTTCGCGAAGAAACGCACCGGCCGCGCCAAGTTCGTCGCTTTCGGCATGACGAAGCGCGCCGGCGTGTCCGCCTCCAACGATCCCGGCCTTGCCGCGCTCCTCGATTCGCGGAGCGACGCGATCTGTCTCGTCGCCAAGAGCTGGGACTATCATGTGCGCGTCGCGCTCGGCTGCACCAATGAGGAGAACCTCGAGAGCATCGCCGAATCCGTGAAGGCGGTCGTCGCCTCCGGCCGCGAATCCATGATCGACTGCGAGCATTTCTTCGACGGCTACAAGGCGAATCCCGAATACGCATTGGCCTGCGCGAAGACCGCCTTCGCCTCCGGTGCGCGCTGGGTCGTGCTCTGCGACACCAATGGCGGCACGCAGCCCTCCGAAGTGCAGACCATCGTGAAGGCGGTGATCGCCGCCGGCGTGCCGGGCGAAAACCTCGGCATCCACGCCCATAACGATACGGGGCAGGCCGTCGCCAATTCGCTGGCCGCCGTCGAGGCGGGCGTGCGGCAGGTGCAGGGCACGCTCAACGGCATCGGCGAGCGCTGCGGCAATGCCAATCTCGTGACGCTCGTGCCGACGCTCGCGCTGAAGGAAGCCTATAGCGGGCGCTTCGAGATCGGCATCGACACGGAGGAGCTGACCGGCCTCACCAAGCTCGCCCATACCTTCGACGAGCTGCTGAACCGCTCGCCCGATCACCAGGCGCCCTATGTCGGCGCCTCCGCCTTCGCCACCAAGGCCGGCATCCATGCCTCCGCGCTCCTCAAGGACCCGCGCACCTACGAGCATGTCACGCCGGAAAGCGTCGGCAACCTGCGCAAGGTCATGGTGTCGGACCAGGGCGGCAAGGCGAACTTCATCAACGCCCTGAAGCTGCGCGGCATTTCGGTCGCCAAGGACGATCCGAAGCTCGACCGGCTCATCCAGATCGTCAAGGAGCGCGAGGCGACGGGCTATGCCTATGAGGGCGCGGATGCGAGCTTCGCGCTGCTCGCCTACCGCACGCTCGGCACGGTGCCGGATTTCTTCCATGTCGAGAGCTTTCGCGTGATGGTCGAACGGCGCTATGACGCCAACGGCCAGCTCAAGACCGTGTCGGAAGCGGTGGTGCGGGTGATCGTCGACGGCGAGACCATGATGTCCGTCGCCGAGGGCCACGGCCCGGTCAACGCGCTCGACCTTGCGCTGCGCAAGGACCTCGGCAAGTACCAGGGCGAGATCGCCGACCTGGAGCTGGCGGATTACAAGGTCCGTATCCTCAACGGCGGTACCGGGGCCATCACCCGCGTCCTGATCGAATCGACCGACGCTTCCGGCGCCCGCTGGTGGACGGTCGGCGTCTCCGACAACATCATCGATGCCTCCTTCCAGGCGCTGATGGATTCCATCGTCTACAAGCTGCTGAAGAACCGCGGCGAAGCGGGGCGCGTGGCGGCGGAGTAG
- the rarD gene encoding EamA family transporter RarD, producing the protein MADANSSSGPQTGDSPRGFAFALIAYVLWGFLPFFMKAVSHIPAPEVVAHRIVWSVPLAGLVLVWLGRTADIKAALRSPRMLAMATLTAVLITINWGIYVWAISVGRTIETALGYYINPLFSIFLGAVLLKEKPSPAQMVAIGLAACAVAILAFDAGGLPWVSLGLCFSWGFYAFFRKTLPIGPNQGFFLEVLLLSVPALAYVIWLEASGGGHFGDTGMADVLWLLACGIVTAIPLMIYANGAKLLRLSTIGIMQYIAPTMIFLIAVFAFGEPFGTTKLIAFGFIWAALFIYSGAMLRGARAKRLAATELKPAE; encoded by the coding sequence ATGGCCGACGCAAACTCCTCCAGCGGCCCCCAGACGGGCGATTCGCCGCGCGGTTTTGCCTTTGCGCTGATAGCCTATGTGCTGTGGGGCTTCCTGCCCTTCTTCATGAAGGCCGTGTCCCATATCCCCGCGCCCGAAGTGGTGGCGCACCGCATCGTCTGGTCTGTGCCGCTCGCCGGCCTCGTTCTGGTCTGGCTCGGCCGCACGGCCGATATCAAGGCGGCGCTGCGCTCGCCGCGCATGCTCGCCATGGCAACGCTGACGGCGGTGCTGATCACCATCAACTGGGGCATCTATGTCTGGGCGATCAGCGTCGGCCGCACCATCGAGACGGCGCTCGGCTACTATATCAACCCGCTCTTTTCGATCTTCCTCGGCGCGGTGCTTCTGAAGGAAAAGCCGAGCCCGGCGCAGATGGTGGCGATCGGCCTTGCCGCTTGCGCGGTGGCTATCCTCGCCTTCGATGCCGGCGGGCTGCCCTGGGTGTCGCTCGGCCTCTGCTTCTCCTGGGGCTTCTACGCCTTCTTCCGCAAGACCCTGCCGATCGGCCCGAATCAGGGCTTCTTCCTCGAAGTGCTGCTGCTCAGCGTGCCGGCGCTCGCCTATGTGATCTGGCTGGAAGCGAGCGGCGGGGGCCATTTCGGCGATACCGGCATGGCCGACGTCCTCTGGCTGCTCGCCTGCGGCATCGTCACGGCGATCCCGCTGATGATCTATGCCAACGGCGCGAAGCTCCTGCGCCTGTCGACCATCGGCATCATGCAGTACATCGCCCCGACGATGATCTTCCTCATCGCCGTCTTCGCCTTCGGCGAGCCCTTCGGCACCACCAAGCTCATCGCCTTCGGCTTCATCTGGGCCGCGCTCTTCATCTATTCCGGCGCGATGCTGCGCGGCGCCCGCGCGAAACGCCTCGCGGCGACGGAATTGAAGCCGGCGGAATGA
- a CDS encoding TIGR00730 family Rossman fold protein — protein sequence MSEQNMPIRSVCVYCGSQPGRDSAYVTAGRLLGKAMAENHLQLVYGGGTKGIMGAVASGVLSHGGRVTGIIPQFLVDMEATRHSLGQLSELIVTPDMHERKHKMFDRADAFVALPGGIGTLEEIVEVMTWAQLGRHRKPMVFANIGGFWDPMLKLIRHMADEGFIHTAHLVQPLVIDDPEEIVSALVEHWAGQIDREGEAEIIAKL from the coding sequence ATGAGTGAGCAAAACATGCCGATTCGATCCGTCTGCGTTTACTGCGGCTCCCAGCCGGGCCGTGATTCTGCCTATGTCACCGCCGGAAGGCTGCTGGGCAAGGCGATGGCGGAAAACCACCTCCAGCTCGTCTATGGCGGCGGGACCAAGGGCATCATGGGAGCCGTCGCCAGCGGCGTACTCTCGCATGGCGGGCGCGTCACCGGCATCATACCGCAATTCCTCGTGGATATGGAGGCCACGCGCCATTCGCTGGGCCAGCTCAGCGAACTGATCGTCACGCCCGACATGCACGAGCGCAAGCACAAGATGTTCGACCGCGCCGACGCCTTCGTCGCCCTGCCGGGCGGCATCGGCACGCTGGAGGAGATCGTCGAGGTGATGACCTGGGCGCAGCTCGGCCGGCACAGGAAGCCGATGGTCTTCGCCAATATCGGCGGCTTCTGGGACCCGATGCTGAAGCTCATCCGCCACATGGCCGACGAGGGCTTCATCCACACCGCCCATCTCGTCCAGCCGCTCGTCATCGACGACCCGGAAGAAATCGTCTCCGCCCTTGTCGAGCACTGGGCCGGCCAGATCGACCGCGAGGGCGAAGCCGAGATCATCGCAAAGCTCTGA